The Methylococcus sp. Mc7 genomic sequence AGGGGAGGGCATGTCGGAGGTGGCCGAAGCGGCCATTCGCCACGACGTGCTGGATTACGGCGAGCTCCTGCTGTTCTTGATCGTTTCGATCGCCTACATCAACGCCATGGAGGAACGGCGGGTGTTCGACAGCCTGCGGTCCTGGCTGGTCAACCGGGGTTTCGGCTACCGCCAGCTGTTCTGGGTGACCGGCGCGCTGGCTTTCTTCATTTCCTCCGTCTCCAACAACATGACCACGGCCATGCTGATGTGCGCGGTGGTCATGGCGGTGGGCAAGGACAATCCGAAATTCGTGGGTCTTTCCTGCGTCAATACGGTCGTGGCGGCCAATGCCGGCGGCGCTTTCTGTCCGTTCGGCGACATCACCACCCTGATGGTGTGGCAGAAGGGCATCGTCGAGTTCTGGACCTTCTTCAAGCTGTTCGTCCCTTCGGTGGTGAATTTCGTCATTCCTGCCGGGTTGATGCATTTCGCCGTGCCGAAGGGGCGCCCGGCGCCGCTCGTGGCCAAGATCACCATGCGCCGCGGCGCCAAGCGGATCGTGCTGCTGTTCCTGCTGACCGTGCTGACCGCCGTCGGTTTTCAGAACGGGCTGCAACTGCCGGCCGCGGTCGGCATGATGGCGGGACTGACCTATCTGCAGTTGTTCGGTTATTTCCTCCACGTGACCCATAGCGATGAACCGGAAGTCGGCATCGATCCGATGTCGGGCGAGGCCGTCACGGCGGAGGAGCCGGAAAGCACGTTCCGCTTCGACGTCTTCCATCATCTCGCCCGCATGGAGTGGGACACCTTGCTGTTTTTCTACGGGGTGGTCCTGTGCGTGGGCGGCCTGAATTTCATCGGCTATCTCCATCATCTGTCCGATTTCCTGTACGGCGATCTCGGAGCGACCTCGGCGAATACGCTCGTCGGGGTCATTTCCGCGCTGGTCGACAACATCCCGGTGATGTTCGCGATCCTCTCCATGCATCCGGAGATGTCCACGGGCCAGTGGCTGCTGGTGACGCTCACCGCCGGTGTCGGCGGCAGCCTGCTTTCCGTCGGTTCCGCGGCGGGCGTGGCCCTGATGGGGCAGGCCAAGGGCGTCTACACTTTCGTCACGCACCTGAAATGGGCGCCGGCCATCGTTCTGGGCTATCTGGCGAGCATCGGGGCCCATTTCCTGATCAACGCCGAAATGTTCTGACAGGACTCGCCCGCCCCCCGACCGATTCCGCGTTCGGACCGTAGTCCGCCAACCGCCCATGAGGATCGCATAGCATGTTCCGGAACGTTCCCCCCTCCTCGGGCCGGATTCCCCCCAGCAACTGGCACGCCATGGAGCCGGCGGAAGCCCTGGAGATGCTGGATGGCAATCTGGCACAAGGTCTGACCGAAGAAGAGGCGGCGAGGCGGCTCGAACGCTACGGACCCAACCGTTTGGCCCCGAGAAAAGGCAAGCCGGCCTGGCTGCTTTTCCTGTCGCAGTTCAACCAGCCATTGGTTTATATCCTCCTGGCGGCCGGGGCGGTGACGGCATCGTTGCAGGAATGGGTGGATTCCGGCGTCATCTTCGGTGTCGTCGCAGTCAACGCGGTGATGGGCTTCCTCCAGGAAGCCAATGCCCTGAAAGCCATCGATGCCCTCGCTCGCAACCTGAGCGTCCACGCCACCGTGATCCGGGGTGGGACGAAGCGCACCGTGCCGGCGACGGATCTGGTGCCGGGCGACGTCATCTCGTTGCTTTCGGGCGACAAGGTGCCGGCGGACATCCGCCTGATGCGCACGAGAGAGCTGCAGATCGACGAATCCGCTCTTACGGGGGAATCCGTGCCGGTCGAGAAGCGGACCGGCGCCCTTCCGGCCGACACCCTCCTGGCCGATCGCGGCAACATGGCGTATTCCACCACGCTCGTGACCTATGGCAGTGGTCTTGCTCTGGTCGTGGAAACCGGCGACCGCACGGAAATCGGCCGGATCAACCAGATGATCGCAACGGCCCGTATCCTCGAAACGCCGCTGACGCAAAAGATTTCCCATTTCAGCAAACTCCTGATGTGGGTCATTCTGGGTTTCGCCGCGGTCACGTTCCTGGTCGGCTGGCTGCGGGGCGAATCCGCGCTCGATATGTTCATGGCCTCGGTGGCTCTGGCCGTGGGCGCGATTCCCGAGGGCTTGCCGGCGGCTCTGACCATCACCCTGGCCATCGGCGTTTCCCGGATGGCGAAGCGCAACGCCATCATTCGCAAGCTGCCCGCCGTGGAAACCCTCGGCAGCACCACCGTGATCTGCTCGGACAAGACCGGCACCCTGACTCAGAACCAGATGACGGTCGTAGCGGTATACGCGGACGGCGAGCATTTCGAAGTCACCGGCAGCGGTTATGCGCCGGAGGGCGAGTTCCGGCAGGCGGGCACGGCGATCGACCCCCGCGGCCATTGGGCCTTGATGGAGTGTCTTCGGGCCGGCCTGCTGTGCAACGATGCCCGCCTGATCGAAGGCGTCGAGGGGTGGAGCGTCGAGGGCGATCCCACCGAAGGGGCGCTGCTGGTTTCGGCGCGCAAGGCCGGACTGCACGAGCTTCACGCCAGCGAATCCCACCCGCGGCTCGATACGCTGCCTTTCGAGTCCCAGCATCAGTTCATGGCGACCCTGCATCACAATCGGGCGGAGGACGCCCGCCACGTCTATTTGAAAGGATCGGCGGAAAGCATCCTGAGCCGTTGCGACGCCGCATTCGACCGTCACATGGGGGTTATGCCCCTCAACGCGACCGCCATTCATGCCCAAGTGGAAGCGATGGCCGCGCAAGGGCTGCGCGTCCTGGCCTTCGCTCGCGGAGACCGGCTCGTGGACGAGGACAGGATGGTCCACCATACGCTGCAGGGCGGTCTGACCTTCCTCGGCCTGCAAGGCATGATCGACCCGCCCCGGCCGGAAGCGGTGGAGGCGATCGCTGCCTGTCAGCGGGCGGGGATTCGGGTCAAGATGATCACCGGCGACCACCCCGGTACGGCGCGCGCCATCGCGCGCCAGCTCGGCTTGGTGCGCGAGGGAAGATTGCACCGGCTGTTCGGCATCGCCCCCCGGGGGCGGGTGCTCACAGGGGCGGAACTGCAGGGGCTCGACGAGGAAGCTTACCGCCGAGTGGTGGAGCACTGCGACATATACGCCCGCGTCGCGCCGGAGCAGAAGCTCAACCTGGTGCAGGCCTTACAGGCACAGGGGAATGTAGTCGCCATGACCGGCGACGGCGTCAACGATGCTCCGGCCTTGCGGCAGGCGGACATCGGCGTAGCGATGGGCAGGGCCGGCACCGAGGTGGCCAAGGAGGCCGCCGCGATGGTGCTGACCGACGACAACTTCGCCACCATCGAGGCGGCGGTGGAGGAGGGGCGTGGCGTTTTCGACAATCTGATGAAGTTCATCATTTGGACACTGCCCACCAACGTCGGCGAAGGTCTGGTGATTACGGTGGCGGTGCTCAGCGGGGTCCCATTGCCCGTCCTGCCGGTGCAGATACTCTGGATAAACATGAGCACGGCGGTGCTGCTCGGCCTGATGCTGGCCTTCGAGGCCAAGGAGCCCGGAATCATGCACCGCCGTCCGCGCGACCCGCGACAGCCGATTTTGACCCGTACCTTGACCTTTCGAATCTTCGTGGTGGGTCTATTGCTGCTGGCGGGGGCGTTCGGCTTGTTCGAATGGGCGCTGGGGCGAGGGGAGAGCCTCGAGAATGCCCGCACCACCGCCGTCGCCGTATTCGTGTTCGGCGAGATGTTCTACCTGTTCAACTGCCGGTCGCTGGAATACTCGATGTTCCATGTGGGGGTGTTTTCCAATCCGCGGCTGCTTGTCGGCGTGCTCGCGATGGCGGCTTTGCAGCTTCTCTTCACCTACTGGCCTCCGATGAATCTGGCGTTTGCCAGCGCCCCCATCGGAGCGGTCGCATGGGTCTTGGTCCTGGCCGTGAGCCTTACGATCCATGCCGCGGTTGGGATGGAAAAATGGATAGGCCGCCGATACCTGAAACGATGAGTTCCTGTGGCATCGTGCGGGGCGGCAAGCGGGAATACCGTCAGGGCGGCGACACCTATCGTGGAGGCGCCGCGAATGGCCGGATCTTTGCCATCAACTGGTCCGCCGTGACCGGCTCGAACCAGCCCATCGGATAACCCGCCGCGGCGAGCGCGCCGGCCAGCCAGCCGTTGCAGGTGTGGAAAATGTGGAATTTGCCGTTCGCCGGGTAGAACCGGCTGCCGCCATGGTGTCCCGGTCCGACGGGCGGCGCCCGCGGGGAGCCGTTTCTGGCGAAGCTGCGGTCGACGTAGCCGGCCAGTCCGGCGAACGGCTGCGGCGCCAGGTCGAGCCGTATCAATTCGTAACCGGCGTAACGCGCCGCGATGTTCCCCTCGATGCCGGCCACATGCAGCACGCTGGCCGTCGGCCAGAAGGCCGCTTTCAGGGTCAGCCACAGCCCGGGATCACCCGACTGGTAATAGTCCCAGTCGCCCCAGCCCAGCTCCAGGTAGTCCGCCGCGGGGAAATCGGAGCTCTCCGGAATGAACCCGGCGGGAATGTCCGCTTTCCGCAGGATGAGGCCGGCATGTTTGCCCGCGTTGACGACGTAGATCGAGGCGTGGGGTTCGCCACGTGCAAGCGCCGGGCTTGGGGTTCCCGGCCCCGCACAGGCGGAGCACAGCCACAGCAGGCAGAGCAGCAGCCGGACGAGCGGAGTCATCGCGCCAGAAAATCGGCGACCGCCTGAAAGCGGCGCCGCCGGACCGCGGGATCGATGTCCTGCAGCGGATGAGCGAATTCGGGGGACTTCAGGACGAAACCACCGCGTTGCCCGATGAGCCTGGCCAGTTCCTCGATTTCCCAAGGCATCACGATCCGGTCGCGCAGGCCGACGATGAGCATGAGCTTCGATCCGTCCCGCGGGAGCTTGCGCACCGGATCGTAGTCCTCCGGGCAGCCCAGGCGGGAAATCCGGCTGGGAGAGGAGTCAACCACCAGCGCATCGTAGTCGCCGCCCGCGCCGGCGGCATTGGCCAGGACCACCCCGCCCATGGACATGCCATACAGGTAGCGGCGGGCATAACCCTTCGCATTCAGCGCCGCGACGATCTCGCGGTAATCGGACACGATGGCCTTGAGCCGGCTCTTTCCCTCGGAAAGCCCGTATCCGCGGTAATCGTATACGTAAACATCGAGTCCCAAGTCGCGGAAGAACGCCAGCGCGCCCATGATCTGATCTGCCAGCATGGCGTTGCCCTGCGCCACCAGCAGATAGCCCCTGGGATCGGCCGCATGCAGTCGGTAGCCGCCCAGCACGCGGCCGTCGCCGGTGGTGAAGGAAAGCCGCTCGATGCCCCGGATCGACCGGACGCGGCCGGCGTCCGGGGCTCCGGCGGCCCGCCGGAACTGCCAGAACGCCACGGGTTCCCGCACGATGCCGCAGACGGCGGTTTCCAGATCGGAGGGTGAATTCTTGCCATGGGCCATGGGGAAAGCTCCGATTGAAAG encodes the following:
- the nhaD gene encoding sodium:proton antiporter NhaD, which translates into the protein MNSSRMIPFRALAAAGLAMMPLAASAEPGLSRSLDLSGHFVGYLALALFGVAYVFVVLEEVLELRKSKPMMLAAALIWVAIAAVYKGEGMSEVAEAAIRHDVLDYGELLLFLIVSIAYINAMEERRVFDSLRSWLVNRGFGYRQLFWVTGALAFFISSVSNNMTTAMLMCAVVMAVGKDNPKFVGLSCVNTVVAANAGGAFCPFGDITTLMVWQKGIVEFWTFFKLFVPSVVNFVIPAGLMHFAVPKGRPAPLVAKITMRRGAKRIVLLFLLTVLTAVGFQNGLQLPAAVGMMAGLTYLQLFGYFLHVTHSDEPEVGIDPMSGEAVTAEEPESTFRFDVFHHLARMEWDTLLFFYGVVLCVGGLNFIGYLHHLSDFLYGDLGATSANTLVGVISALVDNIPVMFAILSMHPEMSTGQWLLVTLTAGVGGSLLSVGSAAGVALMGQAKGVYTFVTHLKWAPAIVLGYLASIGAHFLINAEMF
- a CDS encoding cation-transporting P-type ATPase; translation: MFRNVPPSSGRIPPSNWHAMEPAEALEMLDGNLAQGLTEEEAARRLERYGPNRLAPRKGKPAWLLFLSQFNQPLVYILLAAGAVTASLQEWVDSGVIFGVVAVNAVMGFLQEANALKAIDALARNLSVHATVIRGGTKRTVPATDLVPGDVISLLSGDKVPADIRLMRTRELQIDESALTGESVPVEKRTGALPADTLLADRGNMAYSTTLVTYGSGLALVVETGDRTEIGRINQMIATARILETPLTQKISHFSKLLMWVILGFAAVTFLVGWLRGESALDMFMASVALAVGAIPEGLPAALTITLAIGVSRMAKRNAIIRKLPAVETLGSTTVICSDKTGTLTQNQMTVVAVYADGEHFEVTGSGYAPEGEFRQAGTAIDPRGHWALMECLRAGLLCNDARLIEGVEGWSVEGDPTEGALLVSARKAGLHELHASESHPRLDTLPFESQHQFMATLHHNRAEDARHVYLKGSAESILSRCDAAFDRHMGVMPLNATAIHAQVEAMAAQGLRVLAFARGDRLVDEDRMVHHTLQGGLTFLGLQGMIDPPRPEAVEAIAACQRAGIRVKMITGDHPGTARAIARQLGLVREGRLHRLFGIAPRGRVLTGAELQGLDEEAYRRVVEHCDIYARVAPEQKLNLVQALQAQGNVVAMTGDGVNDAPALRQADIGVAMGRAGTEVAKEAAAMVLTDDNFATIEAAVEEGRGVFDNLMKFIIWTLPTNVGEGLVITVAVLSGVPLPVLPVQILWINMSTAVLLGLMLAFEAKEPGIMHRRPRDPRQPILTRTLTFRIFVVGLLLLAGAFGLFEWALGRGESLENARTTAVAVFVFGEMFYLFNCRSLEYSMFHVGVFSNPRLLVGVLAMAALQLLFTYWPPMNLAFASAPIGAVAWVLVLAVSLTIHAAVGMEKWIGRRYLKR
- a CDS encoding alpha/beta hydrolase, with translation MAHGKNSPSDLETAVCGIVREPVAFWQFRRAAGAPDAGRVRSIRGIERLSFTTGDGRVLGGYRLHAADPRGYLLVAQGNAMLADQIMGALAFFRDLGLDVYVYDYRGYGLSEGKSRLKAIVSDYREIVAALNAKGYARRYLYGMSMGGVVLANAAGAGGDYDALVVDSSPSRISRLGCPEDYDPVRKLPRDGSKLMLIVGLRDRIVMPWEIEELARLIGQRGGFVLKSPEFAHPLQDIDPAVRRRRFQAVADFLAR
- a CDS encoding DUF2459 domain-containing protein, which translates into the protein MTPLVRLLLCLLWLCSACAGPGTPSPALARGEPHASIYVVNAGKHAGLILRKADIPAGFIPESSDFPAADYLELGWGDWDYYQSGDPGLWLTLKAAFWPTASVLHVAGIEGNIAARYAGYELIRLDLAPQPFAGLAGYVDRSFARNGSPRAPPVGPGHHGGSRFYPANGKFHIFHTCNGWLAGALAAAGYPMGWFEPVTADQLMAKIRPFAAPPR